A genomic region of Stenotrophomonas sp. NA06056 contains the following coding sequences:
- the speE gene encoding polyamine aminopropyltransferase, translating to MTDNSNWYIEHFERTGSAIGYRITGKLDEVQSPFQKIEIFQTTDWGNLMTIDGAIMLTSKDNFFYHEMISHPVLFTHAAPKRVVIIGGGDCGTLREVLKHKGVESVTQCDIDEQVTVMARKHFPELCDANNDPRAELMFDDGVAYMANCPAGSVDVVIVDSTDPVGPGEGLFNKAFYESCFKALKDDGILVQQSESPLMQLELINEMRTEMGKAGFGSFKTLPFPQPCYPTGWWSVTLARKGDSSFDFRQADSAAKTFDTLYYTAALHTGVLVTPPFVKAALK from the coding sequence ATGACTGACAACAGCAACTGGTACATCGAACACTTCGAGCGCACCGGCTCGGCCATCGGCTACCGCATCACCGGCAAGCTGGACGAAGTGCAGTCGCCGTTCCAGAAGATCGAGATCTTCCAGACCACCGACTGGGGCAACCTGATGACCATCGACGGGGCCATCATGCTGACCAGCAAGGACAACTTCTTCTACCACGAGATGATCAGCCACCCGGTGCTGTTCACCCACGCCGCGCCCAAGCGCGTGGTGATCATCGGCGGCGGCGACTGCGGCACCCTGCGCGAAGTGCTCAAGCACAAGGGCGTGGAGAGCGTGACCCAGTGCGACATCGACGAGCAGGTCACCGTGATGGCGCGCAAGCACTTCCCGGAACTGTGCGATGCCAACAACGACCCGCGCGCCGAGCTGATGTTCGATGACGGCGTGGCCTACATGGCCAACTGCCCGGCCGGCAGCGTGGACGTGGTGATCGTCGATTCGACCGATCCGGTCGGCCCGGGCGAAGGCCTGTTCAACAAGGCGTTCTACGAGAGCTGCTTCAAGGCCCTGAAGGACGACGGCATCCTGGTGCAGCAGTCCGAGTCGCCGCTGATGCAGCTGGAGCTGATCAACGAAATGCGTACCGAGATGGGCAAGGCCGGCTTCGGCTCGTTCAAGACCCTGCCGTTCCCGCAGCCGTGCTACCCCACCGGCTGGTGGAGCGTGACCCTGGCGCGCAAGGGCGACAGCAGCTTCGACTTCCGCCAGGCCGATTCGGCCGCCAAGACCTTCGACACCCTGTACTACACCGCCGCGCTGCACACCGGCGTGCTGGTGACCCCGCCGTTCGTGAAGGCGGCGCTGAAGTAA
- a CDS encoding P-II family nitrogen regulator, translating to MKMVMAVIKPFKLDDVREALAERGVTGITVTEVKGFGRQKGHTELYRGAEYVVDFLPKVKLEVAVTDDQVDVVVEAIVKAAGTGKIGDGKVFVYDLGSVVRIRTGELDADAL from the coding sequence ATGAAGATGGTCATGGCGGTGATCAAGCCGTTCAAGCTCGACGACGTGCGCGAAGCGCTGGCCGAGCGCGGGGTTACCGGGATCACGGTGACGGAAGTGAAGGGCTTCGGTCGCCAGAAGGGCCATACCGAGCTGTACCGCGGCGCCGAGTACGTGGTCGACTTCCTGCCGAAGGTGAAGCTGGAAGTGGCGGTGACCGACGATCAGGTGGACGTGGTGGTGGAAGCCATCGTGAAGGCGGCGGGCACCGGCAAGATCGGCGATGGCAAGGTGTTTGTGTACGACCTGGGCAGCGTGGTGCGTATTCGTACTGGTGAGCTGGACGCGGACGCGTTGTAA
- a CDS encoding alpha/beta hydrolase, which produces MPLPQTDPYPALSARYGDFFALPAQAAAPRSELFGWGGSRLRMDRHGPADAGLTVLLVHGAGGYGRMFAPLAAELAAAGHEVLAPDLPGYGLSPAPWQQVDYGSWKQALLALIHAEHQRRPRPFVLLGASIGGYLAYLVAAESPWVRGLAVTTLADPRDPVVQAALVRQPWMRALLPGLRPLSRLTRGLRVPVRWFTHMQRMSRNPELTALVCADPLGGGNRVPLGLMASLFDTTPAMEPERFTRCPVLMVHPACDDWTPVAISDRFYQRLAAPKQRVLLDECGHFPIEQPGLDQLRDALLPFVARIAGLDATASG; this is translated from the coding sequence ATGCCGTTGCCCCAGACCGATCCCTACCCCGCCCTGAGCGCACGCTACGGCGACTTTTTCGCCCTGCCCGCACAGGCCGCGGCGCCACGCAGCGAGCTCTTTGGCTGGGGCGGCAGCCGGCTGCGAATGGACCGGCATGGACCCGCCGACGCCGGCCTGACCGTGCTGCTGGTGCATGGCGCCGGCGGCTACGGGCGGATGTTCGCGCCGCTGGCGGCAGAGCTGGCCGCGGCCGGGCACGAGGTGCTGGCGCCGGATCTGCCCGGCTATGGGCTCAGCCCCGCGCCCTGGCAGCAGGTGGACTACGGCAGCTGGAAACAGGCGCTGCTGGCGCTGATTCACGCCGAACACCAGCGGCGGCCGCGACCGTTCGTGCTGCTTGGCGCCAGCATCGGCGGCTACCTGGCCTATCTGGTGGCGGCCGAATCACCGTGGGTGCGTGGCCTGGCCGTCACGACCCTGGCCGACCCGCGCGATCCGGTGGTGCAGGCAGCGCTGGTCCGCCAGCCGTGGATGCGCGCCCTGCTGCCGGGGCTGCGCCCGCTCAGCCGACTGACCCGCGGCCTGCGCGTACCCGTGCGCTGGTTCACCCACATGCAACGGATGTCGCGCAATCCAGAACTGACCGCGCTGGTCTGCGCCGACCCGCTGGGGGGCGGCAACCGGGTGCCGTTGGGGCTGATGGCATCGCTGTTTGATACCACCCCGGCCATGGAGCCCGAACGCTTCACCCGCTGCCCGGTGCTGATGGTGCACCCCGCCTGCGACGACTGGACGCCGGTGGCGATCAGCGACCGCTTCTACCAGCGGCTGGCCGCGCCGAAGCAGCGGGTGCTGCTGGACGAATGTGGCCATTTCCCCATCGAGCAGCCGGGGCTGGACCAGCTGCGCGACGCACTGCTGCCGTTCGTTGCGCGCATTGCTGGGCTTGACGCTACGGCAAGTGGCTGA
- a CDS encoding nuclear transport factor 2 family protein, with translation MSVPNATEHLASDKQSVLEALYRFAAGIDLRDRALLASAFAENAISDFRPAAAKAGFEYPVLQGRDIIVEALASSLSQVDTTHSISNPRVMIDGDGASVDMLVEAQHVSRDDPGSHYLMKNRYDVALSRRGDVWVIEQVTVDNVWRTGSPRVLGLV, from the coding sequence ATGTCAGTTCCCAACGCTACCGAGCACCTTGCCAGCGACAAGCAATCCGTTCTGGAAGCGCTCTACCGTTTTGCCGCAGGCATCGACCTGCGCGATCGCGCTCTGCTCGCGTCTGCGTTCGCCGAGAACGCGATCTCCGATTTCCGCCCAGCGGCCGCCAAAGCCGGGTTCGAGTACCCGGTCCTGCAAGGCCGGGACATCATCGTTGAAGCACTGGCGAGCTCGCTCAGCCAGGTTGATACAACCCACTCCATCAGCAACCCTCGCGTGATGATTGATGGGGACGGTGCCAGCGTAGACATGCTGGTGGAGGCCCAGCATGTATCCCGCGACGACCCAGGCAGCCACTACCTGATGAAGAATCGCTACGACGTTGCGCTTTCCCGGAGGGGCGATGTGTGGGTGATCGAGCAGGTGACTGTAGACAACGTCTGGCGTACCGGGAGCCCGCGCGTACTCGGGTTGGTCTGA
- a CDS encoding aspartyl/asparaginyl beta-hydroxylase domain-containing protein encodes MIKIVLAALFVSCVLYIHFRGKVRARWSRQLLDHSSFMAPINVVMYMFSKVPTTPFLDPGKEFPQLEPLRQNWQMIRDEALALRDAQAIAASSTFNDAGFNSFFRRGWKRFYLKWYGPSHPSAKAMCPKTTALLESLPDVRAAMFAQLPSGSELRPHRDPFAGSLRLHLGLATPNNDACYIEVDGIKKSWRDGEWMMFDETYIHHAHNETPDDRVILFCDIARPLRFGLPGLFNRLVASTLLAGGASPNLPGDPTGGVNKAFGSVYKVRLKAKALRERSVVAYQLIKWGLVVAVIAGIWAL; translated from the coding sequence ATCATCAAAATCGTACTTGCGGCGCTCTTTGTGTCCTGCGTGCTGTACATCCACTTCCGTGGAAAGGTCCGTGCGCGCTGGTCGCGCCAGCTGCTGGACCACTCCAGCTTCATGGCCCCGATCAACGTGGTCATGTATATGTTCTCGAAGGTGCCGACCACGCCGTTCCTGGACCCGGGCAAGGAATTCCCGCAGCTGGAGCCGTTGCGGCAGAACTGGCAGATGATCCGCGACGAGGCGCTGGCACTGCGCGATGCACAGGCGATCGCGGCCTCCAGCACGTTCAACGATGCCGGCTTCAATTCGTTCTTCCGCCGCGGCTGGAAGCGCTTCTACCTGAAGTGGTACGGCCCCTCGCACCCGTCGGCCAAGGCGATGTGCCCCAAGACCACCGCGCTGCTGGAATCGCTGCCGGACGTGCGCGCGGCGATGTTCGCGCAGCTGCCGTCGGGCAGCGAGCTGCGCCCGCACCGCGATCCGTTCGCCGGTTCGCTGCGCCTGCACCTGGGCCTGGCCACGCCCAACAACGATGCCTGCTACATCGAAGTGGACGGCATCAAGAAGAGCTGGCGCGACGGCGAGTGGATGATGTTCGACGAGACCTACATCCACCATGCGCACAACGAGACGCCCGATGACCGGGTGATCCTGTTCTGCGATATCGCCCGCCCGCTGCGCTTCGGCCTGCCGGGCTTGTTCAACCGCCTGGTGGCGTCCACGCTGCTGGCCGGTGGGGCATCGCCGAACCTGCCGGGCGACCCGACCGGTGGCGTCAACAAGGCCTTCGGCAGCGTGTACAAGGTGCGGCTGAAGGCCAAGGCACTGCGCGAGCGCAGCGTGGTGGCCTACCAGCTGATCAAGTGGGGCCTGGTGGTGGCGGTGATCGCCGGTATCTGGGCGCTCTGA
- a CDS encoding RIO1 family regulatory kinase/ATPase, whose translation MIPSITPSPSCGDDVVAPLLLKRGERFLAPDVYRTCLDGRPAVVKDYSRYRGTPVSPIARLMVRREARMLERLGGWKHAPALLGTLGGLALGMEFIPGQTLSTAQAVGNEVFEQLQLALSRLHAAGITHNDLHGTNVVVSAGVPVLLDFTSAWRVPRWLRRNPLSRQLSRSDMKNLLKMRQRVTGQAPSAAQAALVADPGWVAAVRQGWKRFYKWAKRR comes from the coding sequence ATGATCCCTTCCATTACCCCCTCCCCGTCCTGCGGCGATGACGTCGTGGCGCCGCTGCTGCTCAAGCGCGGTGAACGCTTCCTCGCCCCCGATGTCTACCGCACCTGCCTGGACGGCCGTCCGGCGGTGGTGAAGGACTACTCCCGCTACCGCGGCACCCCGGTGTCGCCGATCGCCCGGCTGATGGTGCGCCGCGAGGCGCGCATGCTGGAGCGCCTGGGCGGCTGGAAGCACGCCCCGGCCCTGCTCGGCACCCTCGGTGGCCTGGCGCTGGGCATGGAATTCATCCCCGGCCAGACCCTGAGCACCGCGCAGGCGGTGGGCAATGAAGTGTTCGAGCAGCTGCAGCTCGCACTCAGCCGCCTGCATGCCGCCGGCATCACCCACAACGACCTGCACGGCACCAACGTGGTGGTCAGCGCCGGCGTGCCGGTGCTGCTGGACTTCACCTCGGCCTGGCGCGTACCGCGCTGGCTGCGCCGCAACCCGCTGAGCCGGCAGCTGAGCCGCAGCGACATGAAGAACCTGCTGAAGATGCGCCAGCGCGTCACCGGCCAAGCGCCAAGTGCAGCGCAGGCCGCGCTGGTGGCCGACCCCGGTTGGGTAGCGGCCGTGCGCCAAGGCTGGAAGCGGTTCTACAAATGGGCCAAGAGGCGGTAG
- a CDS encoding accessory factor UbiK family protein, which yields MIDLNQIDDLARRLSDLVPPGLRESREELQATFKSALQAGLAKLDLVTREEFEVQRAVLLKTREKLDALETAVRELEQRRTNAE from the coding sequence ATGATCGACCTGAACCAAATCGATGACCTCGCCCGTCGCCTCAGCGACCTGGTGCCGCCGGGCCTGCGCGAATCGCGCGAGGAACTACAGGCAACCTTCAAGAGCGCACTGCAGGCAGGGCTGGCCAAGCTGGACCTGGTGACGCGCGAGGAATTTGAAGTGCAGCGCGCGGTGTTGTTGAAGACCCGCGAGAAGCTGGATGCGCTGGAAACAGCGGTGCGCGAGCTGGAGCAGCGCCGCACGAACGCGGAGTGA
- a CDS encoding VOC family protein codes for MLDHLFLTVTDTTRSIAFYTAALAPLGIVNRLDYDGHQGPPGHPDLKGFGARGRVFFWLRQGVAAAQAMHVGFVADSTAMVDAAYAAAIAAGATEIHPPGAQLHYDPRYYAAQVRDPDGYSLEFVYKSWQHGHE; via the coding sequence ATGTTGGACCATCTCTTTCTGACGGTGACAGACACCACGCGGTCGATCGCCTTCTACACTGCCGCGCTGGCGCCGCTGGGCATTGTCAATCGGCTCGACTACGACGGTCACCAGGGTCCGCCTGGGCACCCTGACCTGAAGGGCTTCGGTGCGCGTGGGCGAGTGTTCTTCTGGCTGAGGCAGGGAGTGGCCGCAGCGCAGGCCATGCACGTCGGCTTCGTTGCCGACTCGACCGCCATGGTCGACGCCGCCTACGCCGCAGCTATCGCTGCAGGTGCTACGGAAATTCATCCCCCAGGCGCGCAGCTGCACTACGATCCGCGCTACTACGCCGCGCAGGTACGTGATCCGGACGGCTACAGCCTCGAGTTCGTCTACAAGAGCTGGCAGCACGGTCATGAGTGA
- a CDS encoding SDR family oxidoreductase, whose translation MKHVLITGGSRGIGASVALNCAQQGMGVVLTYNAQPDAAQQVVARIQEKGGSAVALQLDLGRTDSFASFATQLAQTLQDTWGANTLAGLVNNAGFGVFNPIETVSEDQFDSLYNVHLKGPFFLTQALLPLLAMGASIVNITSATTRVATAGVAPYAAFKGGLEVLTRYMAKEFGERRIRVNAVAPGAIRTELGGGLNDEFEALLASQTALGRVGEPDDVGRVVAGLLGDGYGWVNAQTLEVAGGYII comes from the coding sequence ATGAAACACGTACTGATCACCGGCGGCAGCCGTGGCATCGGCGCCAGTGTCGCCCTCAACTGCGCGCAGCAAGGCATGGGTGTCGTTCTCACCTACAACGCCCAGCCGGACGCTGCCCAGCAGGTCGTGGCGCGCATACAGGAAAAGGGTGGCAGCGCCGTTGCTCTGCAGCTGGACCTGGGCAGGACCGACAGCTTCGCGTCATTCGCTACGCAGCTGGCGCAGACGCTGCAGGACACCTGGGGCGCAAACACACTTGCGGGTCTGGTCAACAACGCCGGCTTCGGGGTGTTCAATCCAATCGAGACGGTGAGTGAGGACCAGTTCGACAGCCTGTACAACGTGCATCTGAAGGGCCCGTTCTTTCTCACCCAGGCCTTGCTGCCTCTGCTGGCCATGGGTGCGAGCATCGTCAACATCACCAGCGCCACCACGCGTGTGGCAACCGCAGGGGTGGCGCCGTATGCCGCCTTCAAGGGCGGACTGGAAGTGCTCACCCGCTACATGGCCAAGGAGTTCGGCGAACGGCGCATTCGCGTGAATGCGGTGGCGCCGGGCGCGATCCGTACCGAACTGGGCGGCGGCCTGAATGACGAATTCGAAGCATTGCTGGCTTCACAAACTGCACTGGGCAGGGTGGGGGAGCCCGACGATGTCGGCCGCGTCGTAGCCGGGCTTCTAGGGGATGGCTACGGCTGGGTAAATGCACAGACCCTGGAAGTGGCCGGCGGCTACATCATCTGA
- a CDS encoding DUF998 domain-containing protein, with translation MLRRNRLLLSAGLVPLPWFLFWTSVAALFAPGYNPLAQHASELLQAPTLASICGRIAAIGSGVGFVAFSIGVWRESGRRIAVGAICWMIFGVSMLTNGLWPMGHPMHGFYTIGIANIIAPAMSHIELSAWSANRRAYAVTAVVSIASIIYLWLNVVGADPEGFRGLTQRVFSSINSLWPFLVALYLLRRDSSALKAEPTH, from the coding sequence GTGTTACGCCGCAACCGACTTCTTCTCTCCGCGGGTCTGGTCCCGCTTCCGTGGTTCCTGTTCTGGACCAGCGTTGCCGCCCTGTTCGCGCCGGGCTACAACCCGCTTGCGCAGCACGCCAGCGAGCTGCTGCAGGCGCCAACGCTTGCAAGCATCTGCGGCAGGATCGCCGCCATCGGCTCCGGTGTGGGCTTCGTGGCCTTCTCCATCGGGGTGTGGCGGGAGTCCGGTCGTCGCATTGCCGTAGGTGCGATCTGCTGGATGATCTTTGGCGTCTCGATGCTGACCAACGGGCTCTGGCCGATGGGTCATCCGATGCACGGCTTCTACACCATCGGCATCGCCAACATCATTGCACCGGCGATGTCGCATATCGAGTTGAGTGCGTGGTCCGCCAACCGAAGGGCGTACGCCGTGACCGCAGTGGTGAGCATCGCGAGCATCATCTATCTCTGGTTGAACGTGGTGGGAGCGGATCCGGAAGGGTTCAGGGGGCTGACCCAGCGCGTGTTCTCGTCGATCAACTCGCTGTGGCCGTTCCTGGTGGCGCTGTACCTGCTGCGAAGGGATTCAAGCGCGCTGAAGGCGGAGCCTACGCATTGA
- the arr gene encoding NAD(+)--rifampin ADP-ribosyltransferase encodes MAQDTEWTPVSHDTCDQVAAPFYHGTRADLAVGELLSAGFRSNYRDSVVMNHIYFTTIAKGAGLAAEMAKGEGRPRVYVVEPTGPFEDDPNVTNKKFPGNPTRSYRSVEPLRVVGEITEWEAYDAEFVRQLREFVASGSGEIIN; translated from the coding sequence ATGGCGCAGGACACCGAATGGACACCCGTTTCGCATGACACCTGCGACCAGGTTGCCGCGCCGTTCTATCACGGCACCCGCGCTGATCTCGCGGTGGGCGAATTGCTGAGCGCGGGGTTCCGGTCCAACTATCGCGACAGCGTGGTGATGAACCACATCTATTTCACGACGATTGCCAAGGGCGCCGGGCTGGCTGCGGAGATGGCCAAGGGTGAGGGTCGGCCGCGTGTGTATGTGGTGGAGCCGACCGGGCCGTTTGAAGACGATCCGAACGTGACCAACAAAAAGTTTCCTGGGAATCCGACGCGATCGTATCGGAGTGTGGAGCCGTTGCGGGTTGTTGGCGAAATTACGGAGTGGGAGGCTTACGACGCGGAGTTCGTTCGGCAGTTGAGGGAATTTGTTGCTTCGGGGAGTGGGGAGATCATCAACTGA
- a CDS encoding accessory factor UbiK family protein yields the protein MIDLNQIDDLARRLSDLVPPGLRESREELQATFKSALQAGLAKLDLVTREEFEVQRAVLLKTREKLDALETAVRELEGRSKAE from the coding sequence ATGATCGACCTGAACCAAATCGATGACCTCGCCCGTCGCCTCAGCGACCTGGTGCCGCCGGGCCTGCGCGAATCGCGCGAGGAACTGCAGGCCACCTTCAAGAGCGCGCTGCAGGCGGGGCTGGCCAAGCTGGACCTGGTGACGCGCGAAGAATTTGAAGTGCAGCGCGCGGTGTTGTTGAAGACCCGCGAGAAGCTGGATGCGCTGGAAACGGCGGTGCGCGAGCTGGAAGGCCGCAGCAAGGCAGAATGA
- a CDS encoding cold-shock protein: protein MKKYGSAAAVACIVLIGAMWAGWPEPAGEQVWAYQKLRPADYRLLHSDALGFVTAKEDEGFELHTRYAGVTSFEIRCKGVLVMDVENAPSRVLIRMPADALWRAPDIERLRLSFVRWLDLHQSQGQLLVESAGPSWVEARFGRFNGAVPDGQRCLFESAGT from the coding sequence ATGAAGAAGTACGGTTCTGCAGCGGCGGTGGCGTGCATCGTTCTGATCGGTGCGATGTGGGCCGGATGGCCCGAACCGGCAGGCGAACAGGTGTGGGCCTACCAGAAGCTGCGCCCGGCCGATTACCGGCTACTGCACAGTGATGCACTCGGCTTCGTTACCGCGAAAGAGGATGAGGGCTTTGAACTGCACACGCGCTATGCCGGTGTAACGTCCTTCGAGATCCGGTGCAAGGGCGTTCTGGTGATGGACGTGGAGAATGCCCCCTCACGCGTGCTGATCCGGATGCCTGCCGATGCACTGTGGCGGGCGCCGGATATCGAGCGCCTGCGTCTCAGCTTCGTGCGTTGGTTGGATCTTCACCAGAGCCAGGGGCAGCTGCTGGTGGAAAGTGCTGGGCCATCGTGGGTTGAGGCGCGGTTTGGGCGCTTCAATGGGGCGGTACCTGATGGGCAGCGGTGCTTGTTTGAGTCGGCAGGGACATGA
- a CDS encoding saccharopine dehydrogenase NADP-binding domain-containing protein, translating into MSKLMIYGAPGYTGRMAAARAKEAGLEVVLAGRDEEQLRALATVLCVEYRVFSLDAATDVERGLHGITVLLNCAGPFVHTAAPLMAACLRTGAHYLDIAAELVSYELAAALDQDAVKAGVMLMPGSGGSVAMLGSLAARAMEQVERPTSLGIALHVSGAMSRGSAISAIQQITAQCLMRRGGELVGRDPGELRDFDFGNGASSCFPVTLPDLITIARQSGVADIETYVHVSGTAFPEGGIEALPDGPTDQERADNRYHAAVEVMDADGSTAHAVLDTVNGYTFTPLAAIEAARRVLAGGMRAGFQTPVDIFGSGFAESIADTRITLQGARVALTL; encoded by the coding sequence ATGAGCAAACTGATGATCTACGGTGCCCCCGGCTACACCGGGCGCATGGCAGCGGCACGCGCAAAGGAGGCCGGGCTGGAAGTGGTCCTGGCGGGCCGCGACGAGGAACAGTTGCGTGCCTTGGCGACCGTGCTGTGCGTCGAGTACCGCGTATTTTCCCTGGATGCGGCGACCGATGTGGAGCGCGGGCTGCACGGAATTACCGTGCTGCTCAACTGTGCCGGCCCGTTCGTGCATACAGCTGCGCCGCTGATGGCGGCATGCCTGCGTACCGGTGCCCACTATCTGGATATCGCCGCCGAGCTGGTCAGCTATGAGCTCGCTGCAGCGTTGGACCAGGACGCAGTGAAAGCAGGCGTGATGTTGATGCCGGGAAGCGGGGGCAGCGTGGCGATGCTGGGTAGCCTTGCCGCGCGCGCGATGGAACAGGTTGAGCGGCCGACATCGTTGGGTATCGCGCTGCACGTCTCCGGTGCGATGTCCCGGGGTTCGGCAATCAGTGCCATCCAGCAGATCACCGCGCAATGCCTGATGCGCAGGGGCGGTGAGCTTGTTGGTCGTGACCCGGGCGAGCTGCGTGACTTTGATTTTGGCAACGGTGCGTCCAGCTGTTTCCCGGTGACCCTACCTGATCTGATCACCATTGCCCGCCAAAGCGGCGTGGCCGATATCGAAACCTACGTGCACGTGTCCGGAACCGCATTCCCCGAGGGGGGAATTGAAGCATTGCCAGACGGCCCCACCGACCAGGAGCGCGCCGACAACCGCTACCACGCAGCAGTGGAAGTCATGGATGCCGACGGATCGACCGCCCATGCCGTGCTGGATACCGTGAACGGATACACCTTCACCCCTCTGGCAGCGATAGAGGCCGCGCGCCGTGTGCTGGCGGGTGGGATGCGTGCGGGATTCCAGACGCCGGTCGACATCTTTGGCAGTGGCTTTGCCGAATCCATCGCCGACACCCGCATCACTCTGCAGGGCGCGCGAGTGGCCCTCACACTCTAA
- a CDS encoding nuclear transport factor 2 family protein, translating to MSEAAELLPLEATVKALIAATNAFDVQAGLALFTATAVIDDPSTGHTFRGRAGVQDYLERYFVGYHTVTHLLSVTALGRTRIRARVDFTGDFGHEIGLLDLAVDTHGRISRIDAALE from the coding sequence ATGAGTGAGGCTGCGGAGCTGCTGCCGTTGGAAGCCACCGTGAAAGCCCTCATTGCCGCGACCAATGCCTTCGATGTGCAGGCGGGCCTCGCGTTGTTCACCGCAACCGCCGTGATCGATGACCCCTCGACCGGTCACACGTTCCGCGGACGCGCCGGCGTTCAGGACTACCTGGAACGGTACTTCGTCGGCTACCACACGGTCACCCATCTGCTCTCGGTAACGGCATTGGGAAGGACCCGCATTCGCGCCCGTGTCGACTTCACCGGTGACTTCGGACATGAGATCGGTCTGCTTGACCTTGCCGTGGATACGCACGGCAGGATTTCCCGCATTGATGCCGCACTTGAGTAG
- a CDS encoding AraC family transcriptional regulator, with protein sequence MDNALQELRRLAANAENRRTETGIPRVAMVQGEIPEHALAAVYEPMINLILQGSKSMTVGEKTLHYDPATYFIMSVDLPAVGAVHPTPTGEPYLAVSLTLDADIISTLLCDTTDEASGRGVPSSQTEAFNVAAVTPELMDAWVRMLRLMEQRSDIPALAPVYEREILYRVLQGPHGCMLRQLATPDSALARISSAIQRIRHDFSKPLRVASLARQVAMSESAFHRHFKAATALSPLQYQKQLRLLRARQMLATHGKGVTTTAMEVGYESPTQFSREYARAFGLPPSQDMARMLASRRMQLPE encoded by the coding sequence ATGGACAACGCCCTGCAAGAGCTTCGCCGCTTGGCGGCAAATGCCGAGAATCGCCGGACTGAAACCGGGATTCCCCGCGTGGCCATGGTCCAGGGCGAGATCCCCGAGCATGCGCTGGCCGCCGTGTACGAGCCGATGATCAACCTGATCCTGCAGGGCAGCAAGTCGATGACGGTGGGCGAGAAGACCCTCCACTACGACCCGGCGACCTACTTCATCATGTCGGTGGACCTGCCGGCCGTCGGCGCGGTGCATCCGACGCCTACGGGCGAGCCTTACCTGGCCGTGAGTCTCACCCTGGACGCAGACATCATTTCCACGCTCCTCTGCGACACCACCGATGAGGCCAGCGGACGCGGCGTGCCTTCATCGCAGACCGAGGCTTTCAATGTGGCTGCGGTAACCCCCGAGCTGATGGACGCGTGGGTGAGGATGCTGCGTCTGATGGAACAGCGCTCCGACATCCCGGCACTGGCTCCGGTATACGAGCGTGAAATCCTTTACCGCGTGCTGCAGGGGCCGCATGGCTGCATGTTGCGCCAGCTGGCTACGCCAGATTCGGCGCTGGCCCGCATCAGTAGCGCCATCCAGCGCATCCGCCATGACTTTTCAAAACCGTTGCGCGTTGCCTCGCTCGCCCGACAGGTGGCCATGAGCGAGTCGGCGTTCCACCGGCACTTCAAGGCAGCGACGGCGCTCAGCCCCCTGCAATACCAGAAGCAACTGCGCCTGCTGCGGGCGCGTCAGATGCTGGCGACCCATGGCAAAGGCGTTACGACGACAGCGATGGAAGTCGGCTATGAAAGCCCCACACAGTTCAGCCGCGAATATGCACGCGCGTTTGGATTACCGCCTTCGCAGGATATGGCACGGATGCTGGCCAGCCGGCGCATGCAGTTGCCGGAGTAA
- a CDS encoding DUF4279 domain-containing protein, which produces MAAFDHSQVTLRFFGDDLLPDEVSALLGATPTASHHKGQELKGSQSGAVRVARTGSWRLDAERREPEDLEAQIFEILDQLTGDLAIWASLARFRPDLFCGLFMGSSNDGVSLSPRVLLALGQRGIELGLDIYDAGEDVRNAQRQ; this is translated from the coding sequence ATGGCAGCATTCGATCATTCCCAGGTAACCCTCCGCTTCTTCGGGGACGACCTCCTGCCAGACGAAGTCAGTGCCTTGCTCGGCGCGACTCCAACCGCTTCGCATCACAAGGGCCAGGAACTGAAGGGCAGCCAATCCGGCGCCGTGCGTGTCGCCAGGACCGGAAGCTGGCGACTTGATGCGGAGCGTCGTGAGCCTGAGGATCTGGAAGCTCAGATCTTCGAGATCCTCGATCAACTCACCGGAGATCTCGCCATATGGGCGTCACTTGCACGGTTCCGGCCTGACCTGTTCTGCGGTCTTTTCATGGGCAGCAGCAATGATGGTGTATCGCTCTCGCCTCGTGTTTTGCTCGCCTTGGGGCAGCGCGGGATTGAGCTAGGGCTGGACATCTATGATGCCGGGGAAGACGTGCGCAACGCCCAACGTCAATAG